The Plasmodium yoelii strain 17X genome assembly, chromosome: 4 genome has a window encoding:
- a CDS encoding ubiquitin specific protease, putative, whose amino-acid sequence MIKSENIPIDNINYNLKIEEKDDDNKKTKKVCELINCNDKNMINYIYKDIVSEGRVYEIQNINNFNNYKNEDNNNYDINKDKTIMSVLDMNERAKAHNNMHKSDANYEICIEENNDVTTELINPETSKKESLHNIVPRPQTYNNNNKKENLTKNKLEIPETHLKSSKNTILIKKTDQKLYPTQEKISNAINKSKNENNDYEQTTLNDKILENIPKENTENLDEKQIIYNSKQNDQKVETNLPLNAQKIYLHIFKNYKTYQILNVLNIISKEHIYTKSYHSDNYVEKFEQTSNIKFNDLISYNDLDINPEQIQTNIMKNEDNPKDNIIDNNKTSNNILPFLKSMSRNEKLIYLSLLKNIDKHILQSINKNVFFLKRIQQYFYRKYIHIKFPNDLDNYYYFINIDWFNKLKNFLFTDSGEFPGEITNYKLYNNENINVMNFEDITNIENFKSDLKEGRDYICINKYMWRFLYYTFKGGPCIKRNSNNIYDKFVSISNNDIPNNNIIYSLESQYIDKLFSLFNYFHDDTINIENDSQNENQIKTKKYFADSYHDLLIYYKLANENPNTNINYNNKEENRFDKKKPIDNVPPIISNNSNKELNPSKNNIINKTTIRELSLNSDNQGRTPNKEVANRNNFKGPQRKGPERANNSATQNNGSKNNATQNNGSKNNATQNNGSKNNATQNNGSKNNSNQNSGGQNNTNKNNGDQNEDDKNRDDKNSDNQNRSNSDTSQSNSNDGSVRKKEMQTNIANKNKSGKPKYSSNKANNPEIGNMKREYSDGNNNKSASTEYNDHVNNDHVNNDRVNNDRVNNDRVNNNSSKKNTNFKGHKNIENKMNPQNGTLNSNNDTNQNYLALHNTSSKKNSITYHSSNGNDIYKSCEEYNNGVTSSNGYVTTTETDSKGTIENILKNNLNKKKHQNNANSSSCTNMSSTNSSCSYNSEHNKSEKGDRNYSPGINKQVSENKINNIMNHPEKENIQKNEQINSMNKDISKNNNTMITYKSSCSSDSSNAANSSSYQTKSSNSSNFSIRDQSSSNFNSDTYKTNKKNLMEENKENEDVNSIVKIEHPAGIINYSTTCYVNVVMQCLSVFRIFIYTLHNYVTGKFKDSNASSDDSNNKNNSIVNKNFFTNSIPFNLFGNNNKNNNELLLISLSNKLFELSKMHNTPKVIEINRFLNLLNQKYSYLFECNEQQDCHEFLLLVFDYIHNMMKIVDESVDKNNQIDYYLKKEQSIISDQFLGLIEEKITCSNCEYVNCIYQPIYNLSVNFFKKNTENNLNDNLVEYFKKEEVNSTCEKCKSTKMYRCSYVYKQPKILIVHLIRLLEDGSKIDKPIKFDISNFNIQNVLKKENDHFIEPPKNYDLCGVIVHRGLNSNYGHYICYTKRVHSNGKTVWYKFDDSLVRMVDIKEVASAKAYCLFYESK is encoded by the exons atgattaaAAGCGAAAACATTCCAATTGATAACATTAactataatttaaaaattgaagaaaaagatgatgataataaaaaaactaaaaaggTATGtgaattaataaattgtaatgataaaaatatgattaattatatatataaagatataGTTTCCGAAGGAAGGGTATAtgaaatacaaaatataaacaattttaacAACTATAAGAATGAAGATAATaacaattatgatataaataaagacaAAACAATTATGAGCGTACTTGATATGAATGAAAGAGCAAAAGCTCACaataatatgcataaatCCGATGCCAACTATGAAATTTGtatagaagaaaataatgatgTTACAACTGAGTTAATTAACCCTGAAACATCGAAGAAAGAGTCACTTCATAATATTGTTCCTCGACCtcaaacatataataataataataaaaaagaaaatttaactaaaaataaattagaaaTACCAGAGACACATTTGAAAAGTTCAAAAAATactatattaataaaaaagacGGATCAAAAATTATACCCAACTCaagaaaaaatatcaaatgcAATAAACAAAagcaaaaatgaaaataatgattatGAACAAACAACcttaaatgataaaatattagaaaataTTCCGAAAGAAAATACTGAAAATTTGGatgaaaaacaaataatatataattcaaaacAAAATGATCAAAAAGTAGAAACTAATTTACCTTTAAATgcccaaaaaatatatttacacatttttaaaaattacaaaacaTATCAAATATTAAATGTATTGAATATTATTTCCAaagaacatatatataccaaAAGTTATCATTCAGATAATTATGTCGAGAAATTTGAACAAAcatcaaatataaaatttaacgATTTAATAAGCTATAATGATCTAGATATAAACCCTGAACAAATACAAACAAATATCATgaaaaatgaagataatcCTAAGGATAATATTATTGATAACAATAAAAccagtaataatatattgccttttttaaaatcaatgagcagaaatgaaaaattaatatacttatcacttttgaaaaatatagataaacatattttacaaagtattaataaaaatgttttttttttaaaaagaatACAACAATATTtctatagaaaatatattcacATTAAATTTCCAAATGATTtagataattattattattttataaatatagattGGTTTAATAaacttaaaaattttttgtttactGATTCTGGAGAATTTCCAGGTGAAattacaaattataaattatataacaaTGAAAACATTAATGTAATGAATTTTGAAGATATCacaaatatagaaaattttaAATCTGATTTAAAAGAAGGTAGagattatatatgtattaacaaatatatgtgGAGATTcttatattatacatttaaAGGTGGACCATGTATTAAAcgaaatagtaataatatatatgataaatttgtatctatatcaaataatgatatacctaataataatattatttattcattagAATCACAATACatagataaattattttcattatttaattacTTTCATGATGATActataaatatagaaaatgattCACAAAAcgaaaatcaaataaaaacaaaaaaatattttgctGATTCTTATCACGaccttttaatatattataaattagcAAATGAAAATCCCAAtacaaatattaattataataataaagaagaaaaccgttttgacaaaaaaaaacctATTGATAATGTACCCCCCATTATATCcaataattcaaataaagAGTTGAATccttcaaaaaataatataatcaaTAAAACTACAATCCGTGAACTTTCCTTAAATTCGGATAATCAAGGTAGAACACCTAATAAAGAGGTAGCAAATAGAAATAATTTCAAAGGTCCTCAAAGAAAGGGTCCAGAGAGAGCTAATAATAGTGCTACCCAAAATAATGGCAGTAAAAATAACGCTACTCAAAATAATGGCAGTAAAAATAACGCTACCCAAAATAATGGAAGTAAAAATAACGCTACCCAAAATAATGGCAGTAAAAATAACTCTAACCAAAACAGCGGCGGTCAAAATAACACTAACAAAAATAATGGTGATCAAAATGAAGATGACAAAAACCGAGACGATAAAAATAGTGATAATCAAAATAGGAGTAATAGTGACACCAGTCAATCCAACAGTAACGATGGAAGCGTAAGAAAAAAGGAGATGCAGACGAATATTgcgaataaaaataaaagtggTAAACCGAAATATAGCTCAAACAAAGCTAATAACCCCGAAATTGGAAATATGAAAAGAGAATACTCTGATggaaataacaataaaagtGCTAGCACCGAATATAATGACCATGTTAATAATGACCATGTTAATAATGACCGTGTTAATAATGACCGTGTTAATAATGACcgtgttaataataattcttcCAAAAAAAACACCAATTTTAAAggtcataaaaatatagaaaataaaatgaaccCTCAAAATGGAACattaaatagtaataatgatacTAATCAAAATTATTTGGCACTTCATAATACatcatcaaaaaaaaattctattACTTACCATTCATCAAATggaaatgatatttataaatcTTGTGAAGAATATAATAACGGTGTTACATCAAGTAATGGATATGTTACTACAACTGAAACAGATTCTAAAGGAACGatagaaaatattttgaaaaataatcttaataaaaaaaaacatcaaAATAATGCCAACAGTAGTAGTTGTACTAATATGAGCAGTACCAATAGCAGTTGTAGTTATAACAGTGAACATAATAAATCTGAGAAAGGTGATAGGAATTATTCACCaggaataaataaacaagttagtgaaaataaaatcaatAATATCATGAATCATcctgaaaaagaaaatatacaaaaaaatgaacaaattaatagtatgaataaagatatatcaaaaaataataatacaatgaTAACATACAAAAGCAGTTGCTCTAGTGACAGTAGTAATGCTGCCAATAGCAGTAGTTATCAAACAAAAAGTAGCAATAGTAGCAATTTTAGTATACGTGATCAAAGTTCTTCTAATTTTAATAGTGATACTTATAAAACGAATAAGAAAAATTTAATggaagaaaataaagaaaatgaagatgTAAATAGTATAGTAAAAATAGAACATCCAGCCggtattataaattattctaCTACTTGTTATGTTAATGTAGTTATGCAATGCTTATCAGTTTTtcgaatatttatatacacattACACAATTATGTAACAGGGAAATTTAAGGATTCCAATGCATCAAGTGatgatagtaataataaaaataactcaattgttaataaaaatttttttacaaattctataccttttaatttatttggaaataataataaaaataataatgaacttTTACTTATATCACTttcaaacaaattatttgaattaagTAAAATGCATAATACCCCAAAAGTAATCGAAATTAATagatttttaaatttattaaatcaaaaatattcttatttatttgaatgtaaTGAACAACAAGATTGTCATGAGTTCCTTTTATTAGTTTTTGattatattcataatatgatgaaaatagtTGATGAATCagttgataaaaataatcaaatCGATTATTATCTAAAAAAAGAGCAATCAATTATATCAGATCAATTCTTAGGTTTAATTGAAGAAAAAATTACATGCTCTAATTGTGAATATGTTAATTGTATATATCAGcctatttataatttaagtgttaatttttttaaaaaaaatacagaaaataatttaaatgataatcttgttgaatattttaaaaaagaagaagTTAATTCTACTTGTGAAAAATGTAAATCAACAAAAATGTATAGATGCTCTTATGTATACAAACAACCCAAAATTCTAATTGTTCATTTAATTCGATTGTTAGAAGATGGATCGAAAATAGATAAACCTATCAAATTTGATATCTCCAACTTTAACAttcaaaatgtattaaagAAGGAAAACGATCATTTTATTGAACCGccaaaaaattatgatctATGTGGTGTTATTGTTCATAGGGGTCTCAATTCGAATTATGGCCATTATATATGCTACACTAAAAGAGTACATTCCAATGGAAAAACAGtg TGGTATAAATTTGATGACAGCTTAGTGCGAATGGTCGATATTAAAGAAGTGGCATCAGCCAAAGCCTATTGTCTTTTTTACGAAAGCAAATAA
- a CDS encoding prefoldin subunit 4, putative — protein MADVKDSKYDLGLDMTKDDQKKIGKFTNLHYKQSLYQQKIKLMKEKISNIDSAIDEVSLVFDPNDVMLGIGDCFFSFDTEYVEESLEKSKNEEKVNLNKLECEYKNITDEKQKLKTELYAKFGNRIDLN, from the exons ATGGCTGATGTTAAAGATTCAAAATATGATTTAGGTTTAGATATGACCAAAGATGATCAAAAGAAAATTGGAAAATTCACAAATTTACACTATAAGCAGTCCCTTTatcaacaaaaaataaaattaatgaaagaaaaaatttCAAACATTGATTCTGCTATAGACGAAGTTTCGCTTGTATTCGATCCTAATGATGTTATGTTAGGCATag GTGACTGCTTTTTCTCCTTTGACACAGAATATGTAGAAGAAAGCTTAGAAAAATccaaaaatgaagaaaaagtaaatttaaataaattagaatgtgaatacaaaaatataactgatgaaaaacaaaaattaaaaactgAATTATATGCAAAATTTGGAAATAGAATTGATCTTAATTAA
- a CDS encoding bacterial histone-like protein, putative, which translates to MHIILLFFCFMFEYVHSRQAFINVHKNNIINKKISNNSYNKNAIYQNSPKAPISQAVTKKQIIEEVSMETKESKKTVEKIMNGIFDNIYKHLENNEKIYIHKFGMYYNIFRKKRYIKNMRTKEDIEIESSHVPHFKFSKIFKDMIKVNIKAKKGEGYEEDTEFEEDELDMDNINESFKENVNEKLVY; encoded by the exons ATGCACATCATATTGTTGTTCTTCTGTTTTATGTTTGAGTATGTCCATTCACGACAAGCTTTTATTAATGTTCATAAGAAcaatattataaacaaaaaaattagcaacaattcatataataaaaatgccATATATCAAAATTCTCCAAAGGCGCCTATTTCACAG gcAGTTACTAAAAAACAGATAATTGAAGAAGTTTCAATGGAGACAAAAGAAAGTAAAAAAACagttgaaaaaataatgaatggaatatttgataatatatataaacatttagaaaataatgaaaaaatatatatccataaatTTGGTATGTATTACAACATTTttcgaaaaaaaagatatattaaaaatatgcgAACAAAAGAAGACATTGAAATAGAAAGTAGTCATGTGCCACATTTTAAATTCTCAAAAATATTCAAAGATATGATAAAAGTAAATATAAAGGCAAAAAAGGGAGAAGGATATGAAGAGGATACTGAATTTGAGGAAGACGAATTAGATAtggataatattaatgaaagCTTTAAGGAAAATGTCAATGAAAAATTAGTTTATTAA
- a CDS encoding microsomal signal peptidase 22 kDa subunit: MDSLLNRINVIFYSMALCFITLCLFNYGTSFYLFDENSIVTDVKVKSVKRLVYNKYINGDEAVLSLDLSYDMTKAFNWNLKQLFVYVLVTYETPEKAENEVIIQDYIINNKKSAKKTYKNFITKYSLKDYYNGLRNNLINIQVCYKYMPIIGLSRTYHGAKTSYMMPDEYFDAMPARYPLYYPDK, translated from the coding sequence atggatagCCTTTTAAATAGAAtaaatgtaattttttattcgatggcattatgttttattaccCTGTGTCTTTTTAATTATGGAacatcattttatttatttgatgaaaatagTATAGTAACTGATGTAAAAGTGAAAAGTGTAAAAAGGTTagtttataataaatatataaacggTGATGAAGCAGTTTTATCTTTAGATTTATCATATGATATGACAAAAGCCTTTAATTGGAATTTAAAACAGTTATTTGTATATGTATTAGTAACATATGAAACCCCTGAAAAGGCAGAAAATGAAGTTATTATACAAgactatattataaataacaaaaaaagtgcaaaaaaaacatataaaaattttattacaaaatATTCCCTTAAAGATTATTATAATGGATtaagaaataatttaataaatatacaagtatgttataaatatatgccaATAATCGGATTATCACGAACTTACCACGGGGCCAAAACATCGTATATGATGCCTGATGAATATTTTGATGCGATGCCAGCTAGATATCCATTATATTATCCTGACAAATAA